In Aegilops tauschii subsp. strangulata cultivar AL8/78 chromosome 3, Aet v6.0, whole genome shotgun sequence, one genomic interval encodes:
- the LOC109756840 gene encoding F-box protein At5g07610-like yields the protein MSQPVATLPEELLMEILARVPYRSLCRFRCVSPSWRTLCSDRGLLRRSPQTLAGFFCGTSQNICHLLFLNFPASRSGQQPLVDPSLPYLHGGGYTHGFKVMDCCGGLLLCKCFTSSPPGVDYVVCNPATEDWTVLPHTEELCPENIILLGFDPADPSCFVAFVIVLDDDNAGEITGVEIYLSETRIWTSKQTGWAQETRVHHYQALNSLFMNGTLHLITKDSSIVTVDTGGKTWRKISRAYPGWECIGQSRRCLHVVDIDHYNDDGFLLSVWVLEDASGNWTLKHTVNLSELI from the coding sequence ATGTCCCAGCCGGTGGCGACCCTCCCGGAAGAGCTCCTCATGGAGATCCTGGCGCGGGTGCCCTACCGTTCCCTCTGTCGCTTCCGGTGCGTGTCACCATCATGGCGGACCCTCTGCTCCGACCGCGGCCTCCTTAGACGGTCGCCGCAGACCCTCGCCGGCTTCTTTTGTGGCACTTCTCAAAACATCTGCCACCTGCTTTTCCTCAATTTTCCGGCCAGCAGGTCAGGCCAGCAGCCACTGGTCGATCCATCCCTCCCTTACCTGCACGGCGGCGGCTATACCCATGGCTTCAAAGTCATGGATTGCTGCGGTGGCCTCCTCCTCTGCAAGTGCTTCACGTCATCTCCCCCGGGCGTGGATTACGTTGTGTGCAATCCGGCTACCGAGGATTGGACCGTGTTGCCTCACACCGAGGAGCTGTGCCCGGAGAACATCATCCTTCTCGGCTTCGACCCTGCCGATCCCTCCTGCTTCGTGGCCTTCGTGATCGTGTTGGATGACGACAATGCCGGTGAAATCACTGGAGTGGAGATATACTTGTCGGAAACCAGAATATGGACTTCAAAGCAAACTGGGTGGGCTCAAGAAACTAGGGTGCACCACTATCAGGCTTTAAATTCTCTCTTTATGAATGGCACTCTGCATTTGATCACTAAAGATTCTTCTATCGTCACGGTGGACACGGGTGGCAAGACTTGGCGGAAAATCTCGAGGGCATACCCTGGTTGGGAATGTATTGGGCAGTCTCGGAGATGCTTGCATGTTGTGGACATAGATCACTATAATGATGATGGATTCCTACTCTCAGTTTGGGTTCTTGAGGATGCTAGTGGAAATTGGACTCTAAAGCACACTGTAAATCTTTCAGAACTGATATGA